Proteins from one Gemmatimonadota bacterium genomic window:
- the xerD gene encoding site-specific tyrosine recombinase XerD has product MSESSIPSAFRFEQFNDYITFERGLSARTLSAYERDLTRWWRSVSESGVGDPVEVTLDLLREWIFGLKDAGLAGTSIRRAQSAVRTYFRFLLSEGVLDVDPTERLESPRVARKLPDFLTQTEVVRLLDAPDSERPLFWRDRAILELLYASGLRVSELVDLPLSGLDLGEAFVTVFGKGSKERIVPMGGPAVRTLERYLREVRPGLDKGRGEGHVYLNARGTRMRRESVWKLVKKSARRAGIVKNVSPHTLRHTFATHLVEGGADLAAIQELLGHADISTTQIYTHVDREYLRDVHRRFHPRN; this is encoded by the coding sequence GTGAGTGAGTCGTCGATTCCGAGCGCGTTTCGGTTCGAGCAGTTCAACGACTACATCACCTTCGAGCGAGGACTTTCCGCGCGCACGTTGTCCGCCTACGAACGAGACCTCACGCGCTGGTGGAGGTCCGTGTCAGAGAGCGGAGTGGGCGACCCTGTGGAAGTGACGCTGGACCTGCTGCGCGAGTGGATTTTCGGATTGAAGGACGCTGGACTCGCCGGTACCTCGATCCGCAGGGCGCAGTCTGCGGTGCGCACGTACTTCCGCTTTTTATTGTCGGAAGGCGTACTCGACGTCGATCCGACCGAGCGTCTGGAGAGTCCGCGTGTTGCCCGGAAGCTGCCGGACTTCCTGACGCAAACCGAGGTGGTGCGCCTACTCGACGCCCCGGATTCCGAGAGACCACTGTTCTGGCGGGACCGCGCGATCCTCGAGCTGCTCTACGCCTCCGGGCTCCGGGTCTCCGAACTGGTCGACTTGCCGCTGTCAGGCCTCGATCTGGGTGAAGCGTTCGTGACCGTGTTCGGGAAGGGCTCTAAGGAACGAATCGTGCCCATGGGTGGTCCGGCGGTGAGGACGCTGGAGCGCTACCTGCGAGAGGTGCGCCCGGGACTCGACAAGGGCCGCGGTGAGGGCCATGTGTACCTCAACGCCCGGGGGACTCGGATGAGGCGGGAGTCCGTTTGGAAGCTCGTCAAGAAGTCTGCGAGGCGAGCGGGAATCGTGAAGAACGTCTCTCCGCACACCCTCAGGCACACCTTCGCGACCCATCTGGTGGAAGGCGGGGCGGACCTGGCTGCCATTCAGGAGCTGTTGGGTCACGCCGACATCTCGACGACACAGATCTACACCCACGTCGACCGCGAATATCTCCGAGACGTGCACCGACGATTCCACCCCCGGAACTGA
- the fabF gene encoding beta-ketoacyl-ACP synthase II produces MTTGQEPGQEPRRVVVTGMGVISPVGNDLASTWDALLAGTSGCGPVTLWETTDEFACRIGCEVKGFDPLDYVEKRDAKRFDRVSLLSIAATAQALELAGVPDGTPDGMDPSRFGVIFGSGIGGIATFEEQHKRMLEGGPKRVSPFFIPMFIPDISAGLISIRWNLQGPNYATVSACASSAHAIGNAARHIRHGDADMMIAGGGEATITPMTFAGFSSMRAMSTRNDDPSGASRPFSADRDGFVMGEGSGALVLEVLEHAEARGAEILAEIVGYGLSGDAHHITAPPPDGYGAQRAMRMAIEYAGAASEDVDYVNAHGTSTMADAIETAAIKAVLGDHAYDTVVGSTKSMTGHLLGAAAALEAIACIQACRTGKIPPTINYQGPDPECDLEYAHGGMIERPVELALSNSFGFGGHNVCLAIRRWDA; encoded by the coding sequence ATGACTACGGGGCAGGAGCCGGGGCAGGAGCCTCGACGGGTGGTCGTCACCGGGATGGGTGTCATATCGCCCGTCGGAAACGACCTAGCGAGCACGTGGGACGCTCTGCTCGCGGGCACCAGCGGTTGTGGCCCCGTCACGCTCTGGGAGACGACCGACGAGTTCGCCTGTCGGATCGGGTGTGAAGTGAAGGGTTTCGATCCGCTCGACTATGTGGAGAAGCGCGACGCGAAGCGCTTCGACCGCGTGTCGCTCCTTTCGATCGCGGCTACAGCACAGGCGCTCGAGTTAGCCGGCGTGCCGGACGGTACCCCGGACGGCATGGATCCGAGCCGCTTCGGGGTGATCTTCGGCAGCGGCATCGGCGGGATCGCGACCTTCGAGGAGCAGCACAAGCGCATGCTCGAGGGCGGGCCGAAACGGGTGAGCCCGTTCTTCATCCCGATGTTCATTCCCGACATCTCAGCAGGGCTCATCTCCATACGGTGGAACCTTCAGGGTCCCAACTACGCCACCGTATCGGCGTGCGCGTCCTCGGCGCATGCCATCGGGAATGCCGCGCGCCACATCCGTCATGGCGATGCCGACATGATGATTGCCGGCGGTGGCGAGGCCACGATCACCCCGATGACGTTCGCGGGCTTTTCGTCGATGCGCGCCATGTCGACGAGAAACGACGACCCTTCGGGAGCGAGTCGGCCGTTCTCCGCGGACCGGGACGGCTTCGTGATGGGAGAGGGTTCCGGCGCTTTGGTTCTGGAAGTCCTGGAGCATGCGGAAGCGCGCGGCGCAGAGATTCTGGCGGAAATCGTCGGGTACGGCCTTTCCGGTGACGCGCACCACATCACCGCACCGCCGCCGGACGGGTACGGGGCCCAGCGCGCAATGCGCATGGCAATCGAGTATGCGGGGGCGGCGAGTGAAGACGTGGACTACGTGAACGCCCACGGGACCTCGACGATGGCTGATGCGATCGAGACGGCGGCGATCAAGGCGGTGCTCGGTGATCACGCCTACGACACGGTCGTGGGCTCCACCAAATCCATGACCGGACACCTGTTGGGGGCGGCCGCGGCACTCGAGGCGATCGCATGTATCCAGGCATGCCGGACCGGCAAGATCCCGCCGACCATCAACTATCAGGGCCCGGACCCAGAGTGCGACCTCGAGTACGCGCACGGTGGCATGATCGAGCGCCCCGTCGAGTTGGCGCTCAGCAACTCGTTCGGCTTCGGTGGGCACAACGTCTGCCTGGCGATCCGGCGCTGGGACGCCTGA
- the ispF gene encoding 2-C-methyl-D-erythritol 2,4-cyclodiphosphate synthase: MRIGTGYDSHRFQDGRALVLGGVHIPDHAGLSGHSDGDAVAHAIIDAMLGAAAAGNVGSHFPPDDDEWKDADSMDLLARAVQILEARDYGVVNVDVTVICESPKIGPHAEAMCLRLGEVMRISSTSISIKGKSNEGMGWIGAGEGIAVHAVALIESQVGGGSPERA; the protein is encoded by the coding sequence ATGAGAATCGGGACCGGGTACGACTCACATCGCTTTCAGGACGGTAGGGCGCTCGTCCTGGGCGGTGTACATATTCCTGATCACGCCGGCCTCTCCGGCCACTCCGATGGTGACGCGGTTGCCCACGCGATCATCGACGCGATGCTGGGCGCGGCCGCCGCAGGGAACGTCGGCAGTCATTTCCCTCCGGACGACGACGAGTGGAAGGACGCCGATTCCATGGATCTGCTCGCTCGGGCCGTACAGATCCTGGAGGCGCGAGACTACGGGGTCGTCAACGTGGACGTCACCGTGATCTGCGAGAGCCCCAAGATCGGACCCCACGCGGAGGCCATGTGCCTGCGTCTCGGTGAGGTGATGCGGATCTCGTCGACGTCGATCTCGATCAAGGGCAAGAGCAACGAAGGCATGGGCTGGATCGGCGCGGGGGAGGGCATCGCGGTACATGCGGTCGCGCTGATCGAGTCCCAGGTGGGTGGTGGCTCGCCGGAACGCGCGTGA
- a CDS encoding DedA family protein, with protein sequence MANFLNWVEDVPAAVVYVLLGVGAALENVLPAIPADTFVALGGFLSAVGELDARWIFVSTWSLNVGSALAMYRLGYTHGKPFFEAGWGRRVLRPHQMERMASFYERFGIAAIFLTRFLPGLRSIVPVFAGVSRQPLILVAIPIALASAIWYGVLIWLGALAGQNLDVLRALLGRVNGVLLVVAVAVAAPSALWWWRTRHPRDSDGARPR encoded by the coding sequence ATGGCTAACTTCCTGAACTGGGTAGAGGATGTTCCGGCTGCGGTGGTCTACGTCTTGTTGGGCGTCGGTGCCGCGCTCGAGAATGTGTTGCCGGCGATCCCGGCGGATACGTTCGTGGCGCTGGGTGGATTCCTTTCGGCAGTCGGAGAGTTGGACGCGCGGTGGATCTTCGTGTCCACGTGGTCGTTGAACGTGGGGTCGGCGCTCGCCATGTATCGGCTCGGCTACACTCATGGCAAGCCCTTCTTCGAGGCCGGATGGGGGAGGCGAGTCTTGAGACCTCATCAGATGGAGCGCATGGCCAGCTTCTACGAGCGCTTTGGGATCGCGGCGATCTTTCTCACGCGGTTCTTGCCCGGACTCCGCTCCATCGTTCCGGTCTTCGCAGGGGTTAGCCGCCAGCCGTTGATCCTCGTGGCGATTCCCATCGCCTTGGCTTCCGCCATCTGGTACGGTGTGCTCATCTGGCTCGGGGCGCTGGCGGGGCAAAACCTGGACGTGCTGCGGGCGCTGCTCGGGCGGGTCAACGGTGTCCTGCTCGTCGTCGCGGTGGCGGTCGCGGCGCCGTCGGCCCTCTGGTGGTGGCGCACGCGGCATCCGCGGGACAGCGATGGAGCGCGGCCTCGGTGA
- the fabG gene encoding 3-oxoacyl-[acyl-carrier-protein] reductase, whose translation MSARELEGKVAIVTGGSRGIGLAIAESLADAGAKIAVIGRNGERAKEAAAALPGEGHRGFACDVADSTQVSHTVAAVQEGLGSIDILINNAGLTRDNILLRMKDEEFDEVIAANLKGAFNFTRAVTRGMMKKRDGVILNIASVVGLVGNAGQTNYAASKAGMIGMTKSVAKELASRGVRCNALAPGFIRTDMTAALTEDQIEDVKAQIPLGRLGETDDISGVVRFLVSPSARYITGQVLAVDGGMVM comes from the coding sequence ATGAGCGCAAGAGAGCTCGAAGGCAAGGTCGCCATCGTCACAGGTGGATCGCGGGGGATCGGCCTGGCAATCGCAGAGTCGCTCGCGGACGCGGGAGCCAAGATCGCCGTGATCGGTCGCAACGGTGAGCGCGCCAAGGAGGCCGCGGCCGCCCTGCCGGGCGAGGGACACCGAGGCTTCGCGTGTGACGTGGCGGACTCGACTCAGGTTTCACACACGGTAGCGGCTGTTCAAGAAGGCTTGGGCTCGATCGACATCCTCATCAACAACGCAGGTCTCACGCGGGACAACATCCTACTGCGCATGAAAGATGAGGAATTTGATGAGGTGATAGCTGCTAACCTAAAGGGTGCATTCAACTTCACTCGTGCAGTGACGCGTGGGATGATGAAGAAGCGTGACGGCGTGATCTTGAATATCGCGTCCGTCGTGGGGCTCGTCGGCAACGCGGGGCAGACCAACTATGCCGCTTCCAAGGCCGGCATGATCGGGATGACCAAGAGCGTGGCGAAGGAATTGGCCTCCAGGGGGGTCCGTTGTAACGCGCTTGCGCCCGGCTTCATTCGCACCGACATGACCGCTGCGCTGACCGAGGATCAGATCGAGGACGTAAAGGCCCAGATCCCCCTCGGGCGCCTCGGTGAGACGGACGATATTTCGGGCGTCGTGCGGTTTCTCGTGAGCCCTTCTGCGCGCTACATTACCGGCCAGGTCTTGGCAGTCGATGGCGGAATGGTCATGTAG
- a CDS encoding acyl carrier protein, protein MSEPIEARVREIIINELGLEPEKVTDDASFVEDLGADSLDTVELVMAFEEEFGLDIPDEDAEQMRTVGDAIKYLKENRED, encoded by the coding sequence ATGAGCGAGCCCATCGAGGCCCGTGTGCGCGAGATCATCATCAACGAGTTGGGTCTCGAGCCTGAGAAGGTCACGGACGACGCTTCGTTCGTTGAGGATCTGGGTGCCGACTCCCTGGACACGGTCGAGCTCGTGATGGCGTTCGAGGAGGAATTCGGACTGGACATCCCGGATGAGGACGCGGAGCAAATGCGGACCGTTGGCGATGCGATCAAGTATCTGAAGGAAAACCGCGAAGACTGA